One window of Klebsiella quasivariicola genomic DNA carries:
- a CDS encoding respiratory chain complex I subunit 1 family protein: MNLLIALLQALVLFAVAPLLSGIVRVARARLHNRRGPGVLQEYRDILKLLGRQSVGPDASGWVFRLTPYVMVGVMLTIATALPVVTVYSPLPVLGDLITLIYLFAIARFFFAISGLDTGSPFTALGSSREAMLGVLVEPILLLGLWVAAQVAGSTHISTITDTLYHWPTARSIPLILALCACAFATFIEMGKLPFDLAEAEQELQEGPLSEYSGSGFGILKWGISLKQLVVLQMFVGVFFPWGQMTSFSVGGLLLALVVAIVKLVVGVLIIALFENSMARLRFCATSRVTWAGFGFAFLAFVSLLVA, encoded by the coding sequence ATGAATCTGTTAATTGCATTGCTACAGGCGCTGGTGCTGTTTGCCGTCGCGCCGCTGTTGTCCGGGATCGTTCGCGTCGCCCGCGCGCGGTTGCATAACCGCCGCGGACCGGGGGTACTGCAGGAGTATCGCGATATCCTGAAACTGCTGGGCCGCCAGAGCGTTGGCCCTGATGCCTCGGGCTGGGTCTTCCGCCTGACGCCGTATGTCATGGTGGGCGTGATGCTGACCATCGCCACCGCGCTGCCGGTGGTGACGGTGTATTCCCCACTGCCGGTGCTTGGGGATCTCATCACCCTGATCTACCTGTTTGCCATCGCCCGCTTCTTCTTCGCGATTTCCGGTCTGGACACCGGCAGCCCGTTTACCGCGCTGGGCAGCAGCCGTGAAGCGATGCTCGGCGTGCTGGTGGAGCCGATCCTGCTGCTGGGCCTGTGGGTGGCGGCGCAGGTCGCCGGCTCGACCCATATCAGCACCATCACCGATACCCTCTACCACTGGCCGACCGCGCGCAGCATTCCGCTGATCCTTGCGCTGTGCGCCTGCGCCTTCGCCACCTTTATCGAGATGGGCAAACTGCCGTTCGATCTGGCGGAAGCGGAGCAGGAGCTGCAGGAAGGGCCGCTGTCGGAATACAGCGGCAGCGGCTTTGGCATCCTGAAGTGGGGCATCAGCCTCAAACAGCTGGTGGTGCTACAGATGTTTGTCGGGGTCTTTTTCCCGTGGGGGCAGATGACCAGCTTCAGCGTCGGCGGCCTGCTGCTGGCGCTGGTGGTGGCTATCGTCAAGCTGGTGGTGGGGGTGCTGATTATCGCCCTGTTCGAAAACAGCATGGCGCGTCTGCGCTTTTGTGCCACCTCCCGCGTCACCTGGGCCGGGTTTGGTTTCGCCTTTTTAGCTTTCGTCTCCTTGCTGGTGGCGTGA
- the hycE gene encoding formate hydrogenlyase subunit HycE has product MSEEKIGQHYLAALHQAFPGVVLDEAWQTKDQLTITVKVNYLPEVVEFLYYQQGGWLSVLFGNDERKLNGHYAVYYVLSMEQGTKCWITVRVEVDANKPEYPSVTPRVPAAVWGEREVRDMYGLVPVGLPDERRLVLPDDWPDELYPLRKDSMDYRQRPAPTTDAETYEFINELGSKKNNVVPIGPLHVTSDEPGHFRLFVDGENIIDADYRLFYVHRGMEKLAETRMGYNEVTFLSDRVCGICGFAHSTAYTTSVENAMGIVVPERAQMIRAILLEVERLHSHLLNLGLACHFTGFDSGFMQFFRVRETSMKMAEILTGARKTYGLNLIGGIRRDLLKEDMIQTRQLAQQMRRDVQELVDMLLSTPNMEQRTVGIGRLDPEIARDFSNVGPMVRASGHARDTRADHPFVGYGLLPMEVHSEQGCDVISRLKVRINEVYTALNMIDFGLDNLPGGPLMVEGFTYIPHRFALGFSEAPRGDDIHWSMTGDNQKLYRWRCRAATYANWPTLRYMLRGNTVSDAPLIIGSLDPCYSCTDRMTVVDVRKKKSKVVPYKELERYSIERKNSPLK; this is encoded by the coding sequence ATGTCTGAAGAAAAAATCGGTCAACACTATCTTGCGGCGCTGCACCAGGCCTTTCCGGGCGTGGTGCTGGACGAAGCCTGGCAGACCAAAGACCAGTTAACCATCACCGTGAAGGTCAACTACCTGCCGGAAGTGGTGGAGTTTCTCTACTACCAGCAGGGTGGCTGGCTGTCGGTGCTGTTCGGCAACGATGAACGCAAGCTGAACGGCCACTACGCCGTCTACTACGTGCTGTCGATGGAGCAGGGCACCAAATGCTGGATCACCGTGCGCGTTGAAGTGGACGCCAACAAACCGGAATACCCGTCGGTGACGCCGCGCGTCCCGGCGGCGGTATGGGGCGAGCGCGAAGTGCGCGATATGTACGGCCTGGTGCCGGTCGGCCTGCCGGACGAGCGCCGTCTGGTGCTGCCGGACGACTGGCCGGACGAACTCTATCCGCTGCGTAAAGACAGCATGGACTACCGCCAGCGCCCGGCGCCGACCACCGACGCCGAAACCTACGAGTTCATCAACGAGCTGGGCAGCAAGAAAAATAATGTGGTGCCGATTGGCCCGCTGCACGTCACCTCCGATGAACCGGGCCACTTCCGCCTGTTCGTTGACGGCGAAAATATTATCGATGCCGACTACCGCCTGTTCTACGTCCATCGCGGGATGGAAAAGCTGGCGGAAACCCGCATGGGCTATAACGAAGTGACCTTCCTGTCGGACCGGGTGTGCGGCATCTGCGGCTTCGCCCACAGTACCGCTTACACCACCTCGGTGGAGAACGCGATGGGCATCGTGGTGCCGGAGCGGGCGCAGATGATCCGCGCCATTCTGCTGGAGGTGGAACGCCTGCACTCGCACCTGCTGAACCTCGGTCTGGCCTGCCACTTTACCGGCTTTGACTCCGGCTTTATGCAGTTCTTCCGCGTGCGCGAAACCTCAATGAAGATGGCGGAAATTCTCACCGGCGCGCGTAAAACCTACGGCCTGAACCTGATCGGCGGGATCCGCCGCGACCTGCTGAAAGAGGACATGATCCAGACCCGTCAGCTGGCGCAGCAGATGCGCCGCGACGTGCAGGAGCTGGTGGATATGCTGCTCAGCACCCCGAACATGGAACAGCGTACCGTCGGTATTGGCCGTCTGGATCCGGAAATCGCCCGCGACTTTAGTAACGTCGGCCCGATGGTGCGCGCCAGCGGCCACGCCCGCGACACCCGCGCCGACCACCCGTTTGTCGGCTACGGCCTGCTGCCGATGGAAGTCCACAGCGAGCAGGGTTGCGACGTAATATCTCGCCTCAAGGTGCGGATCAACGAGGTTTATACCGCGCTGAATATGATTGATTTCGGTCTCGATAACCTGCCGGGCGGCCCGCTGATGGTGGAAGGGTTCACCTATATTCCGCACCGCTTCGCACTGGGCTTCTCCGAGGCGCCGCGCGGCGACGATATCCACTGGAGCATGACCGGCGACAACCAGAAACTGTACCGCTGGCGCTGCCGGGCGGCGACCTATGCCAACTGGCCGACCCTGCGCTATATGCTGCGCGGCAACACCGTTTCCGATGCGCCGCTGATCATCGGCAGCCTCGACCCGTGCTACTCCTGTACCGACCGCATGACCGTTGTCGATGTACGCAAGAAGAAGAGCAAAGTGGTGCCGTACAAAGAGCTGGAGCGCTACAGCATCGAGCGTAAAAACTCGCCGCTGAAATAA
- a CDS encoding formate hydrogenlyase complex iron-sulfur subunit, protein MFTFIKKVIKTGTATHSYPLEPMPVDKNFRGKPEHTPQQCIGCAACVNACPSNALTVETDLATNQLAWQFNLGRCIFCGRCEEVCPTAAIKLSPEYELAVWKKEDFLQQSRFAICHCRECQRPFAVQKEIDYAIALLKHNGDTRAELHRESFETCPECKRQKCLVPSDRIELTRHMREAS, encoded by the coding sequence ATGTTTACCTTTATTAAAAAAGTCATTAAGACCGGCACCGCGACACATTCATACCCGCTGGAGCCGATGCCGGTGGATAAAAATTTCCGCGGCAAGCCGGAGCATACGCCGCAGCAGTGTATCGGCTGCGCGGCCTGCGTGAACGCCTGTCCGTCGAACGCCCTGACGGTAGAGACCGATCTGGCCACTAACCAGCTGGCGTGGCAGTTCAACCTCGGGCGCTGCATCTTCTGCGGCCGCTGTGAAGAGGTCTGCCCGACGGCAGCGATTAAGCTGTCGCCGGAGTATGAGCTGGCGGTGTGGAAGAAAGAGGATTTCCTTCAGCAGTCGCGCTTCGCTATCTGCCATTGCCGGGAGTGCCAGCGTCCGTTCGCGGTGCAGAAGGAGATCGACTACGCCATCGCGCTGCTCAAGCATAACGGCGATACCCGCGCCGAGCTGCACCGCGAAAGCTTCGAAACCTGCCCGGAATGCAAGCGCCAGAAATGTCTGGTGCCATCCGATCGTATTGAACTGACCCGCCATATGAGGGAGGCCAGCTGA
- a CDS encoding NADH-quinone oxidoreductase subunit B family protein, which yields MSTLLGPRDENGIPVPMTVDESIASMKASLLKKIKRSAYVYRVDCGGCNGCEIEIFATLSPLFDAERFGIKVVPSPRHADILLFTGAVTRAMRSPALRAWQSAPDPKICISYGACGNSGGIFHDLYCVWGGTDKIVPVDVYIPGCPPTPAATLYGFAMALGLLEQKIHARLPGELDEQPTELLHADMVQPLRVRIDREARRLAGYRYGRQIADDYMRLLGQGDSQVLRWLEAEKDPRLTEIVTHLNQVVEGARIR from the coding sequence ATGAGTACTTTACTTGGCCCACGCGATGAAAACGGCATTCCCGTGCCGATGACGGTGGATGAATCCATCGCCAGCATGAAGGCCTCGCTGCTGAAGAAAATTAAACGTTCGGCCTACGTCTACCGCGTCGACTGCGGCGGCTGCAACGGCTGTGAAATCGAGATCTTCGCCACCCTTTCGCCGCTGTTCGACGCTGAACGCTTTGGTATTAAAGTGGTACCGTCGCCGCGTCATGCCGATATCCTGCTGTTTACCGGCGCGGTAACCCGCGCGATGCGCTCCCCGGCGCTGCGCGCCTGGCAGTCGGCGCCGGATCCGAAGATCTGTATCTCCTACGGCGCCTGCGGCAACAGCGGCGGTATCTTCCACGATCTGTACTGTGTCTGGGGCGGCACCGACAAAATCGTTCCGGTCGACGTCTATATTCCTGGCTGCCCACCGACGCCAGCCGCCACGCTGTACGGCTTCGCCATGGCGCTTGGCCTGCTGGAGCAGAAAATTCATGCCCGCCTGCCGGGCGAGCTTGACGAACAGCCAACCGAGCTGCTGCATGCCGATATGGTGCAACCTCTACGGGTACGCATCGATCGCGAAGCGCGCCGTCTGGCAGGCTATCGCTATGGCCGGCAAATTGCCGATGACTATATGCGCCTGCTCGGTCAGGGCGACAGCCAGGTACTGCGCTGGCTGGAGGCGGAGAAAGATCCGCGCCTGACCGAGATCGTTACCCATCTCAACCAGGTGGTCGAGGGGGCGCGTATCCGATGA
- a CDS encoding formate hydrogenlyase maturation HycH family protein codes for MSETVVFSQLSRKFIDENDATPDQAQQVVYYSLAIGHHLGVIDCLEAALSCPWDAYLAWIATLEAGSAARRKMEGVPKYGEIVIDSSHVAMLANAFDKAQSAQTPQQQAWSKTMLSMLHDIHQESAIYLMVRRLRD; via the coding sequence ATGAGCGAGACGGTGGTGTTCAGTCAGCTGAGCCGTAAATTTATTGATGAGAACGATGCCACGCCGGATCAGGCGCAGCAGGTGGTCTATTACAGCCTGGCGATTGGCCACCACCTCGGCGTCATCGACTGTCTGGAGGCGGCGCTAAGCTGCCCATGGGACGCGTATCTGGCATGGATCGCCACCCTTGAGGCCGGAAGCGCCGCACGGCGCAAAATGGAGGGCGTGCCGAAGTATGGCGAAATCGTCATCGACAGCAGCCATGTGGCAATGCTGGCCAACGCCTTTGATAAAGCGCAGTCCGCGCAGACCCCGCAGCAGCAGGCGTGGAGCAAAACAATGCTCAGCATGCTGCATGATATTCACCAGGAGAGCGCCATCTACCTGATGGTGAGGAGATTACGTGACTGA
- the hycI gene encoding hydrogenase maturation peptidase HycI, translated as MTDVLLCVGNSMMGDDGAGPLLAEMCAANPAGQWVVIDGGSAPENDIVAIRELRPERLLIVDATDMGLNPGDIRVIDPDDIAEMFMMTTHNMPLNYLVDQLKEDVGEVIFLGIQPDIVGFYYPMTPPVKEAVARVYQQLAGWQGNGGFALLEAEDD; from the coding sequence GTGACTGACGTTTTACTCTGTGTCGGCAACAGTATGATGGGCGACGACGGCGCCGGCCCGCTGCTGGCGGAGATGTGCGCGGCGAACCCGGCCGGCCAGTGGGTGGTCATCGACGGCGGCAGCGCGCCGGAAAACGACATCGTGGCGATCCGCGAATTACGCCCCGAACGCCTGCTAATTGTCGATGCCACCGATATGGGCCTAAACCCCGGTGACATTCGCGTCATCGATCCCGATGATATTGCCGAGATGTTTATGATGACCACCCATAACATGCCGCTCAACTATCTGGTCGATCAGCTGAAAGAGGACGTCGGCGAGGTGATCTTCCTCGGCATTCAGCCGGATATCGTCGGTTTTTATTATCCGATGACCCCGCCGGTGAAAGAGGCCGTGGCCCGGGTGTACCAGCAGCTGGCAGGCTGGCAGGGCAACGGCGGCTTTGCTCTGCTGGAAGCTGAAGACGACTAA
- a CDS encoding SymE family type I addiction module toxin, which produces MTAQHTTATRGIARASRQLTVGYIRKRHEDRKTRETRRYTRHAALSLNGNWLEQAGFPVGTQVRVSVSPGKLVIENLELVPPGTGLPSGQASAAGEPDSPLG; this is translated from the coding sequence ATGACCGCACAGCACACCACCGCTACCAGAGGCATTGCCAGGGCAAGTCGTCAGTTAACCGTGGGCTATATCAGAAAACGCCATGAGGACCGCAAAACGCGAGAGACGCGGCGCTACACCCGCCACGCGGCATTAAGCTTAAACGGCAACTGGCTGGAGCAGGCGGGATTTCCGGTCGGCACGCAGGTCAGAGTCTCGGTGTCGCCCGGTAAATTAGTGATAGAGAATCTTGAGCTGGTGCCGCCGGGAACGGGGCTCCCGTCCGGCCAGGCGAGCGCCGCCGGGGAGCCTGATTCGCCGCTGGGTTAG
- a CDS encoding 6-phospho-beta-glucosidase — MASFPQGFLWGGALAANQSEGAYLEGGKGLTTVDTLPHGAHRLPVKLGLEKRFTLREDEFYPSHEAIDFYHRYKEDIALMAEMGFSVFRTSIAWSRLFPRGDEQQPNPQGIAFYRSLFEECKKHGIEPLVTLCHFDVPMHLVMEYGSWRSRKMVDFFSHYARTCFEAFDGLVKYWLTFNEINIMLHSPYSGAGLVFEEGENQEQVKYQAAHHELVASALATKIAHEVNPQNQVGCMLAGGNFYPYSCKPEDVWMALEKDRENLFFIDVQARGAYPVWATRVFREKGVTITTQPGDDEILKNTVDFISFSYYASRCASAEMNASNTNAANIVKSMKNPHIPASEWGWGIDPLGLRITMNMMYDRYQKPLFLVENGLGARDEIDANGDINDDYRISYLREHIKAMRDAIGDGIPVMGYTSWGCIDLVSASTGEMSKRYGFVYVDRDDAGNGTLARKRKKSFFWYQKVIASNGADLD, encoded by the coding sequence ATGGCGAGTTTCCCACAGGGATTTTTATGGGGCGGTGCACTGGCCGCCAACCAGTCTGAAGGCGCTTATCTTGAAGGCGGTAAGGGGCTGACCACCGTGGATACCCTCCCCCACGGCGCCCACCGTCTGCCGGTAAAATTAGGCCTGGAGAAGCGCTTTACGCTTCGCGAAGACGAATTTTACCCCAGCCACGAGGCGATCGATTTCTACCATCGCTATAAAGAAGATATTGCCCTGATGGCCGAGATGGGGTTCAGCGTCTTTCGCACCTCCATCGCCTGGAGCCGCCTGTTCCCGCGCGGCGACGAGCAGCAGCCGAACCCGCAGGGCATCGCCTTCTATCGCTCGCTGTTCGAGGAGTGCAAAAAGCACGGCATTGAGCCGCTGGTCACGCTGTGTCATTTCGACGTGCCGATGCACCTGGTAATGGAGTACGGCTCCTGGCGCAGCCGCAAAATGGTGGATTTTTTCAGCCACTACGCCCGCACCTGCTTTGAGGCCTTTGACGGGCTGGTGAAGTACTGGCTGACCTTCAATGAAATCAATATTATGCTGCACAGCCCTTACTCCGGCGCCGGTCTGGTGTTTGAAGAGGGAGAAAATCAGGAGCAGGTGAAGTATCAGGCCGCGCATCACGAGCTGGTGGCCAGCGCGCTGGCAACAAAAATCGCCCATGAGGTCAACCCGCAGAACCAGGTCGGCTGCATGCTGGCGGGTGGCAATTTCTATCCTTACTCCTGTAAGCCGGAAGATGTGTGGATGGCGCTGGAGAAGGACCGCGAAAACCTGTTCTTTATCGATGTCCAGGCCCGCGGCGCCTATCCGGTGTGGGCCACGCGGGTGTTCCGGGAAAAAGGGGTTACGATTACAACGCAGCCGGGCGATGACGAGATCCTCAAAAATACCGTCGACTTCATCTCCTTTAGCTACTACGCCTCGCGCTGCGCGTCAGCGGAGATGAACGCCAGCAACACCAATGCCGCCAACATCGTCAAGTCGATGAAGAACCCGCACATTCCGGCCAGCGAATGGGGCTGGGGCATCGATCCGCTCGGCCTGCGCATCACCATGAACATGATGTACGACCGCTATCAGAAACCACTGTTCCTGGTGGAAAACGGGCTTGGCGCCCGCGATGAGATCGATGCCAATGGCGACATCAATGACGACTATCGCATCAGCTACCTGCGCGAACACATCAAAGCGATGCGCGACGCCATCGGCGACGGCATTCCGGTGATGGGCTACACCAGCTGGGGCTGTATCGATCTGGTCTCAGCGTCAACCGGCGAGATGAGCAAGCGCTACGGCTTTGTCTATGTCGATCGCGACGATGCCGGTAACGGCACGCTGGCGCGTAAGCGTAAAAAGTCGTTCTTCTGGTACCAGAAAGTCATAGCCAGCAACGGCGCCGACCTCGACTAA
- the ascF gene encoding PTS cellobiose/arbutin/salicin transporter subunit IIBC has translation MSKNYAALAQQIIAAIGGVDNVAAVTHCMTRLRFVVKDDEKVDSPTLKGLTGVLGVVRSDNQCQVIIGNTVSQAYREVVNLLPGDLRPAEPQGKAPLTLKRIGAGILDALIGTMSPLIPAIIGGSMVKLLAMILEMSGALPKGSPTLTLLTLIGDGAFFFLPLMVAASAAVKFKTNMSLAIAIAGVLVHPGFIELMAKAAQGEHVEFAFIPVTAVKYTYTVIPALVMTWCLSYIERWVDRITPAVTKNFLKPMLIVLIAAPLAILLIGPLGIWIGSAISALVYTVHSYLGWLSVAIMGGLWPLLVMTGMHRVFTPTIIQTIAETGKEGMVMPSEIGANLSLGGSSLAVAWKTKNPELRQTALAAAASAILAGISEPALYGVAVRLKRPLVASLISGFICGAVAGIVGLASHSMAAPGLFTSVQFFDPANPMTIVWVFGVMALSVVLSFALTLILGFEDIPVEQAAADARARQARAQASHA, from the coding sequence ATGTCGAAAAATTATGCAGCCCTGGCGCAACAGATAATCGCGGCAATCGGCGGTGTCGATAACGTCGCCGCCGTTACCCACTGCATGACCCGTCTGCGCTTCGTGGTTAAAGACGACGAAAAGGTCGATAGTCCTACCCTGAAAGGCCTGACCGGGGTGCTCGGCGTTGTGCGCAGCGATAACCAGTGCCAGGTGATCATCGGCAATACTGTCTCCCAGGCCTATCGCGAGGTGGTGAATCTGCTGCCCGGCGACCTGCGCCCGGCTGAGCCGCAGGGCAAAGCGCCACTGACCCTGAAACGCATCGGCGCCGGGATCCTTGACGCGCTGATCGGCACCATGTCGCCGCTGATCCCGGCGATTATCGGCGGATCGATGGTCAAGCTGCTGGCGATGATCCTCGAGATGAGCGGCGCGTTGCCGAAAGGCTCACCGACACTGACCCTCCTGACGCTTATCGGCGACGGCGCGTTTTTCTTCCTGCCGCTGATGGTGGCCGCCTCCGCGGCGGTGAAATTCAAAACCAATATGTCGCTGGCTATCGCCATCGCCGGGGTGCTGGTGCATCCCGGGTTTATCGAATTGATGGCCAAAGCCGCCCAGGGCGAGCATGTTGAATTCGCCTTTATTCCGGTTACCGCGGTGAAATACACCTACACGGTGATCCCGGCCCTGGTGATGACCTGGTGCCTGTCATATATCGAGCGCTGGGTGGATCGCATTACGCCGGCGGTGACGAAAAACTTCCTCAAGCCGATGCTGATCGTGCTGATCGCCGCCCCGCTGGCGATCCTGCTGATTGGCCCGCTGGGTATCTGGATCGGCAGCGCCATTTCCGCGCTGGTGTATACGGTTCACAGCTATCTCGGCTGGCTGTCGGTGGCCATCATGGGCGGACTGTGGCCGCTGCTGGTGATGACCGGCATGCACCGCGTCTTTACGCCGACCATCATTCAGACCATCGCCGAAACCGGCAAAGAGGGGATGGTGATGCCGTCGGAGATCGGCGCCAACCTGTCGCTCGGCGGCTCTTCGCTGGCGGTGGCATGGAAAACCAAAAACCCGGAATTACGCCAGACGGCGCTGGCCGCCGCCGCATCAGCAATTCTGGCCGGCATTTCCGAACCGGCGCTGTACGGCGTGGCGGTGCGCCTGAAGCGCCCGCTGGTCGCCAGCTTAATCAGCGGCTTTATTTGCGGCGCGGTGGCGGGAATCGTCGGTCTGGCCAGCCATTCGATGGCGGCGCCAGGGCTGTTTACCAGCGTGCAGTTTTTCGATCCAGCCAATCCGATGACTATCGTCTGGGTATTTGGCGTGATGGCGCTGTCGGTGGTGCTGTCGTTTGCCCTGACGCTGATCCTCGGCTTTGAAGATATTCCCGTTGAACAGGCCGCTGCCGACGCCAGAGCGCGCCAGGCCCGGGCCCAGGCATCCCACGCCTGA
- a CDS encoding LacI family DNA-binding transcriptional regulator, translated as MATMLEVAKRAGVSKATVSRVLSGNGYVSQETKDRVFKAVAESGYRPNLLARNLATKTTQTLGLVVTNTLYHGVYFSELLYHVARMTEDKGRQLILADGKHSAQEEREAIQYLLDLRCDAIIIYPRFLTVDEMDEIVENHSQPIMVLNRRLRRHASHCVWSDQKASATRVVERLIALGHRDIAFITGSLDSPTGVERLAGYKDALAGHGIALNEALIAEGRWTPETGAAAVESLRQRGVAYSALVASNDDMAIGAMKQLHQLGVKVPDQVSVVGFDDIVLAPYMVPSLASVRVPVTEMIKESINRLIFMLDGGEFNFQQSFPGALIERESLVAGPCA; from the coding sequence ATGGCAACGATGCTGGAGGTCGCAAAGCGCGCGGGGGTATCGAAGGCGACCGTTTCGCGGGTGCTGTCGGGCAACGGTTATGTTAGCCAGGAGACCAAAGACCGGGTGTTTAAGGCGGTGGCGGAGAGCGGCTACCGGCCCAATCTGCTGGCGCGCAACCTGGCGACCAAAACCACGCAAACCCTCGGCCTGGTGGTGACCAATACCCTGTACCACGGCGTCTATTTTAGCGAGCTGCTGTATCACGTGGCGCGGATGACGGAGGACAAAGGACGACAGCTGATCCTGGCCGACGGCAAGCACAGCGCGCAAGAGGAGCGGGAGGCGATCCAGTACCTGTTGGATCTGCGCTGCGATGCGATCATCATCTATCCGCGCTTTCTTACCGTCGATGAGATGGATGAGATCGTTGAGAACCACTCGCAGCCGATCATGGTGCTCAACCGCCGCCTGCGCCGCCACGCCAGCCACTGCGTCTGGTCCGATCAAAAAGCCTCGGCGACGCGGGTGGTGGAGCGGTTGATTGCGCTTGGCCATCGCGATATCGCCTTTATTACCGGCTCTCTTGATTCGCCCACCGGCGTCGAACGTCTTGCCGGCTACAAAGACGCGCTGGCTGGCCACGGTATCGCCCTGAACGAGGCGCTTATCGCCGAGGGGCGCTGGACGCCGGAAACCGGCGCCGCGGCGGTGGAGAGCCTGCGTCAGCGCGGGGTTGCCTACAGCGCGCTGGTGGCGAGCAATGACGATATGGCCATCGGGGCGATGAAGCAGCTTCACCAGCTGGGCGTTAAGGTACCGGATCAGGTGTCGGTGGTGGGGTTTGACGATATTGTACTGGCGCCGTACATGGTGCCGTCGCTCGCCAGTGTCCGGGTACCGGTAACCGAAATGATTAAAGAGAGCATCAATCGGCTGATATTTATGCTGGATGGTGGGGAATTCAACTTTCAGCAGAGCTTCCCCGGGGCGCTGATTGAACGCGAGTCGCTGGTGGCCGGTCCCTGCGCCTGA
- the hydN gene encoding electron transport protein HydN — MNRFIIADASKCIGCRTCEVACVVSHQEHQDCASLTPNTFLPRIHVIKGVNVSTATACRQCEDAPCANVCPNGAISRDKGFVHVMQERCIGCKTCVVACPYGAMEVVVRPVIRHSGAGLNVVAEKAEANKCDLCFHRESGPACMEVCPTHALVCVDRNKLEQMNIEKRRRTALAW; from the coding sequence ATGAACCGTTTCATTATCGCCGATGCGAGCAAATGTATCGGCTGTCGCACTTGCGAAGTGGCCTGCGTGGTATCCCATCAGGAACATCAGGACTGCGCCTCCCTGACGCCCAACACCTTTCTGCCGCGTATTCACGTGATCAAAGGGGTTAATGTCTCGACGGCAACCGCCTGCCGTCAGTGTGAAGACGCCCCTTGCGCCAACGTCTGCCCAAACGGCGCCATCAGCCGTGATAAAGGCTTTGTTCATGTGATGCAGGAGCGCTGCATCGGCTGCAAAACCTGCGTCGTCGCCTGCCCGTACGGGGCGATGGAGGTAGTGGTGCGCCCGGTGATCCGCCATAGCGGCGCCGGACTGAACGTCGTGGCGGAAAAAGCCGAAGCCAACAAGTGCGATCTCTGCTTCCACCGCGAGAGCGGCCCGGCCTGCATGGAAGTCTGCCCGACGCACGCCCTGGTGTGCGTTGACCGTAACAAACTCGAGCAGATGAATATCGAGAAACGTCGTCGTACGGCGCTGGCCTGGTAA